One Primulina huaijiensis isolate GDHJ02 chromosome 5, ASM1229523v2, whole genome shotgun sequence DNA segment encodes these proteins:
- the LOC140976415 gene encoding calmodulin-binding receptor-like cytoplasmic kinase 3 isoform X1, which produces MESLRLSLLKIALTFLSLLVLVKSPVTSASEFSKRGKACGTFDVRHVGDFGHELFFVDGKLVDRYIFCDALESDHGRHCFFSRNIGKEYCGLDFAVEKLHLQVGRKFLKTVVREESGGHDKDKTSQHGKDIHTETSLLNPKMLAMAVPVFCVLSCVLLCPCFQARKRETEHTVLSKEPNSIDSVSSLEMNPVSEKFPGSPLRVPGSPLRVPPSPLRVPPSPSRFSMSPKLSRLGSVHLNMSQVARLTNNFSPSLRIGEGGFGTVYRADLPNGQVVAIKRARKQQAEALQGEFRSEIELLAKIDHRNLVKLLGYVEKGNERLIITEYVPNGTLREHLDGLKGKILDFNQRLEISIDVAHGLTYLHLYSEKQIIHRDVKSSNILLTESVRAKVADFGFARLGEDSDKSHVSTKVKGTVGYLDPEYMRTNQLTAKSDVYSFGILLLEILTGRRPVDLRRPPEERVTIRWAFKKYNEGKFMDLLDPLMTETVDDEILAKMLGLAMDCAAPTRADRPDMKTVGEQLWGIRMDYLRNERRY; this is translated from the exons ATGGAATCTCTGCGCCTCTCTTTGCTGAAAATTGCATTAACTTTTTTAAGTCTACTTGTGCTGGTAAAATCCCCCGTTACATCTGCTTCGGAGTTTTCGAAGCGGGGGAAGGCTTGTGGAACATTCGATGTTAGGCACGTGGGTGATTTTGGCCATGAACTGTTTTTTGTAGATGGAAAATTGGTGGACAGATATATATTCTGTGATGCTCTGGAAAGTGATCATGGGAGACATTGCTTCTTTTCAAGAAATATTGGAAAAGAGTATTGTGGGTTGGATTTTGCAGTTG aaaagttgcatttgcaagtgggaagaaaatttttaaaaactgtgGTTAGAGAAGAAAGTGGTGGGCATGATAAAGATAAAACATCTCAGCATGGTAAAGATATTCACACTGAAACTTCTCTATTGAATCCCAAAATGCTAGCCATGGCGGTGCCAGTTTTCTGTGTTTTAAGTTGTGTTTTACTTTGCCCATGCTTCCAAGCAAGGAAAAGGGAAACCGAGCACACCGTTCTCTCAAAGGAGCCTAATTCAA TTGATTCAGTTTCGTCTTTAGAAATGAATCCCGTGTCTGAAAAGTTTCCAGGCAGTCCACTGAGAGTGCCAGGCAGTCCACTGAGAGTGCCACCCAGTCCATTGAGAGTGCCTCCCAGTCCTTCAAGATTTTCCATGTCACCAAAACTTAGTAGGCTTGGATCTGTCCATCTAAATATGAGCCAAGTTGCGAGGTTAACAAATAATTTCTCACCATCTTTGAGGATAGGTGAAGGAGGGTTTGGAACGGTCTACAGGGCTGACCTACCAAATGGCCAGGTTGTTGCCATCAAACGAGCAAGAAAG CAACAGGCTGAAGCTCTGCAGGGTGAATTTAGGAGTGAAATTGAGCTTTTGGCTAAAATTGATCATCGAAATCTAGTCAAGCTTCTTGGCTATGTTGAAAAAGGGAATGAACGATTGATTATCACAGAATATGTGCCGAATGGTACACTTAGAGAACATCTTGATG GTCTTAAAGGGAAGATATTGGATTTTAATCAGCGGCTTGAAATTTCAATTGATGTCGCTCATGGCTTGACCTATCTCCATTTGTATTCTG AGAAGCAAATAATCCACAGAGATGTGAAGTCCTCCAATATTTTGTTGACTGAGAGCGTGAGAGCCAAGGTTGCAGATTTTGGATTTGCCAGGCTGGGAGAAGACTCAGACAAATCACATGTATCCACCAAAGTAAAAGGAACTGTTGGTTACCTTGACCCTGAGTATATGAGAACAAATCAACTCACAGCCAAAAGCGATGTTTACTCGTTTGGGATATTGTTATTAGAAATTTTAACTGGTCGTCGACCTGTGGACTTGAGGAGACCACCTGAGGAGAGGGTGACAATTAGATGG GCTTTCAAGAAATACAACGAAGGAAAATTTATGGATTTGTTAGACCCTTTGATGACTGAAACTGTAGATGATGAAATACTGGCGAAAATGTTAGGCTTGGCCATGGATTGTGCAGCACCCACACGAGCTGATCGTCCGGATATGAAAACAGTAGGGGAGCAGTTGTGGGGAATTAGGATGGACTACTTGAGAAATGAAAGGAGATATTGA
- the LOC140976413 gene encoding uncharacterized protein isoform X1: MNTMKPSQPLCNTGTRFPSQRLTNDAISAKFCHHEPRRSATVRIFSQISHRSVPTVTIPYRELKDQSADLSGKIEQGFGPNGLGILSISEVPGYTSLRQNLLRLAPRLANLPDEVKNKLEDPRSRYNIGWSHGKEQLESGKPDMMKGSFYANPILDEPTTEISHVERYPSYCGPNIWPRDAVPELEMEFKALGKLILDVGLLLAYHCDRYASNGSKVHENEGLLQILLRSRCHKGRLLYYFPSLQSSSIEDGDSMSSWCGWHTDHGSLTGLTCGMFMKDAVELPNPDSAAGLYVKTRSGQIIKVVYGKDEIAYQIGETTEILSRGRLCATPHCVQAPKGEAATGVERSTFALFMQPNWDEKLRFPKEVSIHEFMVPDECVSFGDYTEKLLDKYYDLK; encoded by the exons ATGAATACGATGAAGCCTTCGCAACCCCTCTGCAACACTGGAACTCGTTTCCCCTCCCAGCGGCTTACAAATGACGCTATCTCCGCCAAATTCTGCCATCATGAACCTCGCCGTTCTGCAACGGTTCGGATATTTTCTCAAATCTCACATCGATCGGTTCCTACGGTTACTATTCCCTACAGAGAACTAAAG GATCAGAGTGCTGATTTATCAGGGAAAATAGAGCAGGGATTTGGGCCTAATGGCTTGGGTATTCTATCCATATCAGAG GTTCCAGGGTATACTTCACTGCGCCAAAATCTTTTACGACTTGCACCTAG GCTAGCAAACCTTCCAGATGAGGTAAAAAACAAATTAGAAGACCCTCGTAGCAG GTACAACATCGGATGGAGTCATGGCAAGGAGCAGCTTGAGTCTGGAAAACCCG ATATGATGAAAGGCTCCTTCTATGCTAATCCGATACTTGATGAACCTACAACTGAAATATCACATGTTGAACG GTATCCCTCATACTGTGGGCCAAATATATGGCCTCGTGATGCTGTGCCAGAACTTGAAATGG AGTTTAAAGCTCTTGGAAAGTTGATTCTGGATGTTGGATTACTGCTTGCATATCATTGTGATCGGTATG CATCAAATGGTTCCAAAGTCCATGAGAATGAAGGTCTACTACAAATACTTCTTCGATCTCGATGTCATAAAGGTCGTCTCCTTTATTATTTTCCTTCTCTTCAGAG CAGCTCCATAGAAGATGGCGACTCAATGTCATCATGGTGTGGATGGCATACTGATCATGGTTCTCTCACAG GTCTTACTTGCGGAATGTTTATGAAAGATGCTGTAGAATTGCCCAACCCTGACAGTGCAGCTGGCCTTTATGTGAAAACACGGTCAGGTCAAATAATCAAA GTGGTGTATGGAAAAGATGAAATAGCATATCAAATAGGTGAAACAACAGAGATACTGTCAAGAGGCCGGCTTTGTGCAACTCCTCATTGTGTTCAG GCACCGAAAGGGGAGGCAGCAACTGGTGTTGAGCGTTCTACATTTGCCTTATTTATGCAGCCTAACTG GGATGAAAAGCTTAGATTTCCTAAAGAAGTGAGTATTCATGAG TTTATGGTGCCTGATGAGTGTGTTTCTTTTGGAGATTATACTGAAAAACTGCTGGACAAGTATTATGACCTCAAATAG
- the LOC140976413 gene encoding uncharacterized protein isoform X2 gives MNTMKPSQPLCNTGTRFPSQRLTNDAISAKFCHHEPRRSATVRIFSQISHRSVPTVTIPYRELKDQSADLSGKIEQGFGPNGLGILSISEVPGYTSLRQNLLRLAPRLANLPDEVKNKLEDPRSRYNIGWSHGKEQLESGKPDMMKGSFYANPILDEPTTEISHVERYPSYCGPNIWPRDAVPELEMEFKALGKLILDVGLLLAYHCDRYASNGSKVHENEGLLQILLRSRCHKGRLLYYFPSLQSSIEDGDSMSSWCGWHTDHGSLTGLTCGMFMKDAVELPNPDSAAGLYVKTRSGQIIKVVYGKDEIAYQIGETTEILSRGRLCATPHCVQAPKGEAATGVERSTFALFMQPNWDEKLRFPKEVSIHEFMVPDECVSFGDYTEKLLDKYYDLK, from the exons ATGAATACGATGAAGCCTTCGCAACCCCTCTGCAACACTGGAACTCGTTTCCCCTCCCAGCGGCTTACAAATGACGCTATCTCCGCCAAATTCTGCCATCATGAACCTCGCCGTTCTGCAACGGTTCGGATATTTTCTCAAATCTCACATCGATCGGTTCCTACGGTTACTATTCCCTACAGAGAACTAAAG GATCAGAGTGCTGATTTATCAGGGAAAATAGAGCAGGGATTTGGGCCTAATGGCTTGGGTATTCTATCCATATCAGAG GTTCCAGGGTATACTTCACTGCGCCAAAATCTTTTACGACTTGCACCTAG GCTAGCAAACCTTCCAGATGAGGTAAAAAACAAATTAGAAGACCCTCGTAGCAG GTACAACATCGGATGGAGTCATGGCAAGGAGCAGCTTGAGTCTGGAAAACCCG ATATGATGAAAGGCTCCTTCTATGCTAATCCGATACTTGATGAACCTACAACTGAAATATCACATGTTGAACG GTATCCCTCATACTGTGGGCCAAATATATGGCCTCGTGATGCTGTGCCAGAACTTGAAATGG AGTTTAAAGCTCTTGGAAAGTTGATTCTGGATGTTGGATTACTGCTTGCATATCATTGTGATCGGTATG CATCAAATGGTTCCAAAGTCCATGAGAATGAAGGTCTACTACAAATACTTCTTCGATCTCGATGTCATAAAGGTCGTCTCCTTTATTATTTTCCTTCTCTTCAGAG CTCCATAGAAGATGGCGACTCAATGTCATCATGGTGTGGATGGCATACTGATCATGGTTCTCTCACAG GTCTTACTTGCGGAATGTTTATGAAAGATGCTGTAGAATTGCCCAACCCTGACAGTGCAGCTGGCCTTTATGTGAAAACACGGTCAGGTCAAATAATCAAA GTGGTGTATGGAAAAGATGAAATAGCATATCAAATAGGTGAAACAACAGAGATACTGTCAAGAGGCCGGCTTTGTGCAACTCCTCATTGTGTTCAG GCACCGAAAGGGGAGGCAGCAACTGGTGTTGAGCGTTCTACATTTGCCTTATTTATGCAGCCTAACTG GGATGAAAAGCTTAGATTTCCTAAAGAAGTGAGTATTCATGAG TTTATGGTGCCTGATGAGTGTGTTTCTTTTGGAGATTATACTGAAAAACTGCTGGACAAGTATTATGACCTCAAATAG
- the LOC140976415 gene encoding calmodulin-binding receptor-like cytoplasmic kinase 3 isoform X2: MESLRLSLLKIALTFLSLLVLVKSPVTSASEFSKRGKACGTFDVRHVGDFGHELFFVDGKLVDRYIFCDALESDHGRHCFFSRNIGKEYCGLDFAVEKLHLQVGRKFLKTVVREESGGHDKDKTSQHGKDIHTETSLLNPKMLAMAVPVFCVLSCVLLCPCFQARKRETEHTVLSKEPNSIDSVSSLEMNPVSEKFPGSPLRVPGSPLRVPPSPLRVPPSPSRFSMSPKLSRLGSVHLNMSQVARLTNNFSPSLRIGEGGFGTVYRADLPNGQVVAIKRARKAEALQGEFRSEIELLAKIDHRNLVKLLGYVEKGNERLIITEYVPNGTLREHLDGLKGKILDFNQRLEISIDVAHGLTYLHLYSEKQIIHRDVKSSNILLTESVRAKVADFGFARLGEDSDKSHVSTKVKGTVGYLDPEYMRTNQLTAKSDVYSFGILLLEILTGRRPVDLRRPPEERVTIRWAFKKYNEGKFMDLLDPLMTETVDDEILAKMLGLAMDCAAPTRADRPDMKTVGEQLWGIRMDYLRNERRY, from the exons ATGGAATCTCTGCGCCTCTCTTTGCTGAAAATTGCATTAACTTTTTTAAGTCTACTTGTGCTGGTAAAATCCCCCGTTACATCTGCTTCGGAGTTTTCGAAGCGGGGGAAGGCTTGTGGAACATTCGATGTTAGGCACGTGGGTGATTTTGGCCATGAACTGTTTTTTGTAGATGGAAAATTGGTGGACAGATATATATTCTGTGATGCTCTGGAAAGTGATCATGGGAGACATTGCTTCTTTTCAAGAAATATTGGAAAAGAGTATTGTGGGTTGGATTTTGCAGTTG aaaagttgcatttgcaagtgggaagaaaatttttaaaaactgtgGTTAGAGAAGAAAGTGGTGGGCATGATAAAGATAAAACATCTCAGCATGGTAAAGATATTCACACTGAAACTTCTCTATTGAATCCCAAAATGCTAGCCATGGCGGTGCCAGTTTTCTGTGTTTTAAGTTGTGTTTTACTTTGCCCATGCTTCCAAGCAAGGAAAAGGGAAACCGAGCACACCGTTCTCTCAAAGGAGCCTAATTCAA TTGATTCAGTTTCGTCTTTAGAAATGAATCCCGTGTCTGAAAAGTTTCCAGGCAGTCCACTGAGAGTGCCAGGCAGTCCACTGAGAGTGCCACCCAGTCCATTGAGAGTGCCTCCCAGTCCTTCAAGATTTTCCATGTCACCAAAACTTAGTAGGCTTGGATCTGTCCATCTAAATATGAGCCAAGTTGCGAGGTTAACAAATAATTTCTCACCATCTTTGAGGATAGGTGAAGGAGGGTTTGGAACGGTCTACAGGGCTGACCTACCAAATGGCCAGGTTGTTGCCATCAAACGAGCAAGAAAG GCTGAAGCTCTGCAGGGTGAATTTAGGAGTGAAATTGAGCTTTTGGCTAAAATTGATCATCGAAATCTAGTCAAGCTTCTTGGCTATGTTGAAAAAGGGAATGAACGATTGATTATCACAGAATATGTGCCGAATGGTACACTTAGAGAACATCTTGATG GTCTTAAAGGGAAGATATTGGATTTTAATCAGCGGCTTGAAATTTCAATTGATGTCGCTCATGGCTTGACCTATCTCCATTTGTATTCTG AGAAGCAAATAATCCACAGAGATGTGAAGTCCTCCAATATTTTGTTGACTGAGAGCGTGAGAGCCAAGGTTGCAGATTTTGGATTTGCCAGGCTGGGAGAAGACTCAGACAAATCACATGTATCCACCAAAGTAAAAGGAACTGTTGGTTACCTTGACCCTGAGTATATGAGAACAAATCAACTCACAGCCAAAAGCGATGTTTACTCGTTTGGGATATTGTTATTAGAAATTTTAACTGGTCGTCGACCTGTGGACTTGAGGAGACCACCTGAGGAGAGGGTGACAATTAGATGG GCTTTCAAGAAATACAACGAAGGAAAATTTATGGATTTGTTAGACCCTTTGATGACTGAAACTGTAGATGATGAAATACTGGCGAAAATGTTAGGCTTGGCCATGGATTGTGCAGCACCCACACGAGCTGATCGTCCGGATATGAAAACAGTAGGGGAGCAGTTGTGGGGAATTAGGATGGACTACTTGAGAAATGAAAGGAGATATTGA